Sequence from the Nitrosospira multiformis genome:
GATTCGGGTCCCACGCCGTTTAGTTATTGTGCTTAGTTGCCGCCTGTAGTGACCGCACGTGAACAATCAAGGAGAGTCGAATGCATATTGCGATGTCATACGAACGGATAGGTGGAGAAGCCATTATACGCCGCCTGGTGGATCGTTTTTACGATCTGATGGATGAAGATCCAGACTATTTCGGTGTACGCAAACTTCATCCGCAGGATTTGACTCACTCCCGGCAGAAACTGTTCATGTTTCTATCCGGCTTTACGGGCGGACCATCGCTGTACACCGAGAAATATGGCGAGCCTCGCATGCGTACCCGCCATATGCCTTTTGCGATCGGTATTCCGGAGCGCGATCAATGGTTATCGTGCATGGGTCGCGCGATGGTGGATGTCGGACTGGATGAAGAATTATGCAAGAAACTCGCCATGGCGTTTTATCAGACAGCGGATTTCATGCGTAACCAGCCGGAGTAGAAAAGATAACCAAGGACTTCCCCAATCATCTCTCATTTTCGAAATGATGTTTTTGTAGAGAGGCGAAGCCTACCTGTTGTTTCA
This genomic interval carries:
- a CDS encoding group II truncated hemoglobin translates to MHIAMSYERIGGEAIIRRLVDRFYDLMDEDPDYFGVRKLHPQDLTHSRQKLFMFLSGFTGGPSLYTEKYGEPRMRTRHMPFAIGIPERDQWLSCMGRAMVDVGLDEELCKKLAMAFYQTADFMRNQPE